The Candidatus Binataceae bacterium genome includes a region encoding these proteins:
- a CDS encoding TrpB-like pyridoxal phosphate-dependent enzyme, with the protein MQQVKFLLDESDIPEHWYNVVADMPNPPAPPLDPDGKPIGPEALAAIFPETIIEQEVSRERWIPVPEPVREIYRQWRPSPMYRALRLEQALGTPARIYYKYEGVSPAGSHKPNTSVAQAYYNHLAGVHRLATETGAGQWGSALAMAGQMFGIEVRVYMVRVSYEQKPFRRSMMETWGAEVIASPSTNTNSGRRVLANDPDSPGSLGIAISEAVEEAAQRKDTNYALGSVLNHVLLHQTVIGLEAQKQFARAGDYPDVVIACCGGGSNFGGTAFPFFADKAAGRDVRLLAVEPESCPTLTRGHYAYDSGDAAGLTPLMLMYTLGRNFVPPRIHAGGLRYHGDSPLVSQLHHEGLVEAVAVPQRATFEAGIAFARAEGIIPAPESNHAIRAAIDEALICKRTGAPKTIFFTLSGHGHFDMAAYDRYLSGQLEDSTYPDEAIRAALAELPKVAPQLS; encoded by the coding sequence ATGCAGCAGGTAAAGTTTCTTCTCGACGAGTCCGACATCCCGGAGCACTGGTACAACGTGGTGGCCGACATGCCGAATCCGCCGGCGCCGCCGCTAGATCCCGACGGCAAGCCAATCGGTCCCGAGGCGCTCGCGGCGATTTTTCCGGAAACGATCATCGAGCAGGAAGTCTCGCGCGAGCGCTGGATTCCGGTCCCCGAGCCGGTGCGCGAGATCTACCGGCAATGGCGTCCGTCGCCGATGTACCGGGCGCTGCGTCTCGAGCAGGCGCTCGGCACTCCCGCGCGCATCTATTACAAGTACGAGGGCGTGAGCCCTGCGGGCTCGCACAAGCCTAACACTTCCGTCGCGCAGGCCTACTACAATCACCTCGCCGGCGTTCATCGCCTCGCGACCGAGACCGGCGCCGGCCAATGGGGCTCGGCGCTCGCGATGGCGGGGCAGATGTTCGGGATCGAAGTCCGCGTTTACATGGTGCGCGTGAGCTACGAGCAGAAGCCCTTTCGGCGCTCGATGATGGAGACCTGGGGCGCCGAAGTGATCGCGAGCCCGAGCACCAATACCAACTCCGGCCGCCGCGTGCTGGCGAACGACCCCGACTCTCCGGGTTCTCTGGGTATTGCGATCTCGGAAGCGGTCGAAGAAGCCGCGCAACGCAAGGATACCAATTACGCGCTCGGATCGGTACTCAATCACGTTCTGCTCCATCAGACGGTGATCGGCCTGGAAGCGCAAAAGCAGTTCGCCAGGGCCGGCGACTATCCCGACGTGGTAATCGCATGCTGCGGCGGCGGATCGAATTTCGGCGGCACCGCGTTTCCGTTTTTCGCCGACAAAGCGGCCGGACGCGACGTGCGGCTGCTTGCGGTCGAGCCCGAGTCCTGCCCCACGCTGACGCGCGGGCATTACGCCTACGACTCCGGCGACGCGGCCGGGCTTACGCCGCTGATGCTGATGTACACGCTTGGGCGCAATTTCGTGCCGCCGCGAATTCATGCCGGTGGACTCCGCTACCACGGCGACTCGCCGCTGGTCTCGCAGCTTCATCACGAGGGGCTGGTGGAAGCGGTGGCCGTGCCGCAGCGCGCGACCTTCGAGGCCGGGATCGCGTTCGCACGCGCCGAGGGCATCATCCCCGCGCCGGAAAGCAATCATGCGATCCGCGCGGCTATCGACGAAGCGCTCATTTGCAAGCGGACCGGCGCGCCGAAAACGATCTTCTTCACCCTCTCGGGCCACGGCCATTTCGACATGGCGGCCT